In one Desulfoferula mesophila genomic region, the following are encoded:
- a CDS encoding catalase: MSEKKRPLTTAFGQPVGDDQHSLTAGPRGPILMQDYHVLEKLGHFDRERIPERVVHAKGAGAYGYFEVTADVSQYTKAKFLSEVGKKTDVFARFSTVGGERGSADAARDPRGFALKFYTEEGNYDMVGNNTPVFFIRDVIKFPDFIHTQKRNPATNLPDPDMFWDFLSLTPESAHQVTVLFSDRGTPATYRNMNGYSSHTYKWYNAAGDYFWVQYHFKTDQGIKNLTRQESEMLKGKDPDHATRDLHNAIAQGDYPSWTLEMQILTPEQAKDFKWDILDITKVWPHGEVPPIKVGKLVLNRNPVNYFAEVEQAAFCPGNLVPGIAISPDKMLQGRVFSYHDTHIHRLGPNYHLIPVNQAKHHPENNYQRDGFMRVDDGGGSGPNYYPNSFGGPAPDPAAQEPAIPLEGDGDHYEYAFDNDDFVQPGNLYRNVMTDEAREHLVGNIVDHLGGAAKRIQERQAAVFFKCDADYGTKVAQGLGLDVNRVKELAAMSNEQRAAATAK; this comes from the coding sequence ATGTCCGAAAAGAAAAGACCCCTGACCACGGCTTTCGGCCAGCCGGTGGGCGACGACCAGCACAGCCTGACCGCCGGACCCCGGGGGCCCATCCTGATGCAGGACTATCACGTCCTGGAAAAACTGGGACACTTCGACCGCGAGCGCATCCCCGAGCGGGTGGTGCACGCCAAGGGCGCGGGCGCCTACGGATATTTCGAGGTGACCGCCGACGTGAGCCAGTACACCAAGGCCAAGTTCTTGAGCGAGGTGGGCAAGAAGACCGACGTGTTCGCCCGCTTCTCCACCGTGGGCGGCGAGCGGGGCTCGGCCGACGCGGCCCGCGACCCCCGCGGCTTTGCCCTGAAGTTCTACACCGAAGAAGGCAACTACGACATGGTGGGCAACAACACCCCCGTGTTCTTCATCCGCGACGTTATCAAGTTCCCGGACTTCATCCACACCCAGAAGCGCAACCCGGCCACCAACCTGCCGGACCCGGACATGTTCTGGGACTTCCTGTCGCTGACCCCCGAGTCGGCCCACCAGGTGACGGTGCTCTTCTCGGATCGGGGCACCCCGGCCACCTACCGCAACATGAACGGCTATTCCAGCCACACCTACAAGTGGTACAACGCCGCCGGCGACTATTTTTGGGTGCAGTACCACTTCAAGACCGACCAGGGCATCAAAAACCTGACCCGCCAAGAGTCGGAGATGCTAAAGGGCAAGGACCCGGACCACGCCACTCGCGACCTGCACAACGCCATCGCCCAGGGCGACTACCCCTCCTGGACCCTGGAGATGCAGATACTCACCCCCGAGCAGGCCAAGGACTTCAAGTGGGACATCCTGGACATCACCAAGGTGTGGCCCCACGGCGAGGTGCCGCCCATCAAGGTGGGCAAGCTGGTCTTAAACCGCAACCCGGTGAACTACTTCGCCGAGGTGGAGCAGGCCGCCTTCTGCCCCGGCAACCTGGTGCCGGGCATCGCCATAAGCCCGGACAAAATGCTCCAAGGCCGGGTGTTCTCCTACCATGACACCCACATCCACCGCCTGGGCCCCAACTATCACCTGATCCCGGTGAACCAGGCCAAGCATCACCCGGAAAACAACTACCAACGCGACGGCTTCATGCGAGTGGACGACGGCGGGGGCAGCGGGCCCAACTACTACCCCAACAGTTTCGGCGGCCCGGCCCCGGACCCGGCGGCCCAGGAACCGGCCATCCCCCTGGAAGGCGACGGCGACCACTACGAATACGCCTTTGACAACGACGACTTCGTGCAGCCGGGCAACCTGTATCGCAACGTGATGACCGACGAGGCCAGGGAGCACCTGGTGGGCAACATCGTGGACCATCTGGGCGGCGCGGCCAAGCGCATCCAGGAACGCCAGGCGGCGGTGTTTTTCAAGTGCGATGCGGACTACGGCACCAAGGTGGCCCAGGGCCTGGGCCTGGACGTGAACCGGGTCAAGGAGTTGGCCGCCATGAGCAACGAACAGCGGGCCGCGGCCACGGCCAAGTAA
- a CDS encoding Fur family transcriptional regulator: MTRRQPAVDQRAQARVEEMTQALRQAGQRITPQRLAVLEILAGSDEHPSVERIYEQVAREFPTTSLATVYKTLALLKSLDQVLELGFAHWGSRYDGKQPQPHPHAVCLRCGAIADPDLPQAQEMAREMARRSGYQIERHQLDFFGLCPDCRKKK; the protein is encoded by the coding sequence TTGACCAGACGCCAGCCAGCCGTGGACCAGCGCGCCCAGGCGCGCGTGGAGGAGATGACCCAGGCCCTGCGCCAAGCGGGCCAGAGGATCACCCCCCAACGGCTGGCCGTGCTCGAAATCCTGGCCGGCAGCGATGAGCATCCCAGCGTGGAGAGGATCTACGAGCAGGTGGCGCGGGAGTTCCCCACCACCAGCCTGGCCACCGTGTACAAGACCCTGGCCTTGCTCAAGTCCCTGGATCAGGTGTTGGAGTTGGGCTTTGCCCACTGGGGCAGCCGCTATGACGGCAAACAGCCCCAACCCCATCCTCACGCCGTATGCCTGCGCTGCGGCGCCATAGCCGACCCCGACCTGCCCCAGGCACAGGAGATGGCCCGGGAAATGGCCCGCCGCTCGGGCTACCAGATAGAGCGGCATCAACTTGACTTTTTCGGTCTCTGCCCCGACTGCCGCAAAAAGAAATGA
- a CDS encoding 1-acyl-sn-glycerol-3-phosphate acyltransferase encodes MSAAKQKPFPLSLTSKLGRSFKKQLVRQAGRVDFYRLLKHVSHSEAGRPWLEHFRQMPPSWEEAGAVRQWAAELTMAQLASEGQEPDRAAVEHNLDSIAIRYDREIHEYGTSAVVTLVNGFFSQRDPTASFTSADRRELAHMDQLKRYREQGLGVVYLINHSSHLDEFLLAAVLAQNGLGLPAFAAGDNMMAIESIARILWIGSYVVRRRGADRSYMAALFNYCRALAERGGQQGIFLEAWAGGARSRDGSLRYPRRLVTLRGALAGEQEVVVQPVAISFSTVPEDLSLAARKGVYTWIRGLGALPTLGRMVAHPRSWMWRSIQGLYGRAYVTLPQPRLLSELKAAHAADRQGRELDEYVALTAISDIARGKKVMASQLTARGLLRARRQGASDLNAAAQAELDLLSEYHRETFGVEPDLEDLIRDNPISQVVADGLKTLRRRGVVWPLLRDEKKLPKVRNSRGLSFYATHGDRRLYSPNAKQNLVVVGAGDWGFALTHYLGNRMLEGRHYLHASLTLYDPRREIIDQLVYERSPEGRFSEQRLPKNAFVTSDPPSAFKKATEVVLACPAGHLAEQVRVLLAHAEQGVKLVVASRGLAPEPPYLPVALVRQMAARAGRGDVTVYAMGGAVGTGDLMEGRSGRLVLAGPAAERDELAKLFTMAPISVAVSEDPVGVNLAGVLSRVYGMWAGYLTRMERMNRAATAGVYLADASAEAIVLARALGGSESSFSAASAAWSAAFAASGLGGQAREFGRRVGSQARRGKGAPSAARRLARQWAEEDRPLIAWNDLDLAVKMAAARRVKMPILEEAWTTFLEGAEAES; translated from the coding sequence GTGTCCGCAGCCAAGCAAAAACCCTTCCCCTTGTCCCTTACGTCCAAGCTGGGGCGCAGCTTCAAAAAGCAGCTGGTGCGCCAGGCCGGACGGGTGGATTTTTACCGTCTTCTCAAGCACGTGTCCCACAGTGAAGCGGGCCGCCCCTGGCTGGAGCACTTCCGCCAGATGCCTCCCTCCTGGGAAGAGGCCGGGGCGGTGCGCCAGTGGGCCGCCGAGCTCACCATGGCCCAACTCGCCTCCGAGGGCCAGGAGCCGGACCGCGCGGCGGTGGAGCACAACCTGGATTCCATCGCCATCCGCTACGACCGCGAGATTCACGAATACGGCACATCGGCGGTGGTGACCCTGGTCAACGGATTTTTCAGCCAGCGGGACCCCACGGCCAGCTTCACCTCGGCCGACCGGCGCGAGCTGGCCCACATGGACCAGCTGAAGCGGTACCGCGAACAGGGCCTGGGGGTGGTTTATCTCATCAACCACTCCTCGCATCTGGACGAGTTCCTGTTGGCCGCGGTGCTGGCCCAAAACGGGCTGGGCCTGCCGGCCTTCGCCGCGGGCGACAACATGATGGCCATCGAGAGCATCGCCCGCATCCTGTGGATCGGCTCCTACGTGGTGCGTCGCCGGGGGGCAGACCGATCCTACATGGCCGCCCTGTTCAACTACTGCCGGGCCCTGGCCGAGCGGGGCGGGCAACAGGGCATCTTCCTGGAGGCCTGGGCGGGCGGAGCCCGCAGCCGCGATGGCAGCCTGCGCTATCCCCGCCGCCTGGTCACCCTCAGGGGGGCCCTGGCCGGCGAGCAGGAGGTGGTGGTCCAGCCGGTGGCCATCAGTTTTTCCACGGTGCCCGAAGACCTCTCCCTGGCCGCCCGCAAGGGGGTCTACACCTGGATTCGGGGCCTGGGCGCGCTGCCCACCCTGGGGCGCATGGTGGCCCACCCCCGCTCCTGGATGTGGCGCAGCATCCAGGGTCTCTACGGCCGGGCCTACGTGACCCTGCCCCAGCCCCGCCTGCTCAGCGAGCTAAAAGCGGCCCACGCCGCCGACCGCCAGGGCCGGGAGCTGGACGAATACGTGGCCCTCACCGCCATCAGCGACATCGCCCGCGGCAAAAAGGTCATGGCCAGTCAGCTGACCGCCCGGGGCCTGCTCAGGGCCCGCCGCCAGGGCGCCTCCGACCTGAACGCGGCCGCCCAGGCCGAGCTGGACCTCCTGAGCGAGTACCACCGCGAGACCTTCGGGGTGGAGCCGGACCTGGAAGATTTGATCCGGGACAACCCCATTTCCCAGGTGGTGGCCGACGGCCTCAAGACCCTGCGCCGCCGGGGGGTGGTGTGGCCCCTGCTGCGCGACGAAAAGAAGCTGCCCAAGGTGCGCAACTCCCGGGGCCTTAGCTTCTACGCCACCCACGGCGACCGCCGCCTGTATTCCCCCAACGCCAAGCAGAACCTGGTGGTGGTGGGCGCGGGCGACTGGGGCTTCGCCCTTACCCACTACCTGGGCAACCGCATGTTGGAGGGCCGCCACTATCTGCACGCCAGCCTGACCCTCTACGACCCCCGGCGCGAGATCATCGATCAACTGGTCTACGAGCGCAGCCCCGAGGGCCGCTTCAGCGAGCAGCGCCTACCCAAGAACGCCTTTGTCACCTCCGACCCGCCCAGCGCCTTCAAAAAGGCCACCGAGGTGGTGTTGGCCTGCCCGGCCGGCCACCTGGCCGAGCAGGTGCGGGTGCTGTTGGCCCACGCCGAGCAGGGGGTCAAGTTGGTAGTGGCCAGCCGGGGCCTGGCCCCGGAGCCGCCCTATCTGCCGGTGGCCCTGGTGCGCCAGATGGCCGCCCGGGCCGGGCGGGGCGACGTGACGGTCTACGCCATGGGCGGGGCGGTGGGCACCGGCGACCTGATGGAAGGCCGTAGCGGACGTCTGGTGCTGGCCGGTCCGGCCGCCGAGCGCGACGAGCTGGCCAAGCTGTTCACCATGGCTCCCATCTCCGTGGCGGTGAGCGAGGACCCGGTGGGGGTGAACCTGGCCGGGGTGCTCTCGCGGGTCTACGGCATGTGGGCGGGTTATCTCACCCGGATGGAGCGCATGAACCGGGCGGCCACGGCGGGGGTCTACCTGGCCGACGCCTCGGCCGAGGCCATCGTCCTGGCCCGGGCCCTGGGCGGCTCGGAGAGCAGCTTCAGCGCGGCCAGCGCCGCCTGGTCGGCCGCCTTCGCGGCCAGCGGCCTGGGCGGCCAGGCCCGCGAGTTCGGCCGCCGGGTGGGCAGCCAGGCCCGCCGGGGCAAGGGGGCGCCCTCCGCGGCCCGCCGCCTGGCCCGCCAATGGGCCGAGGAAGACCGCCCGCTCATCGCCTGGAACGATCTGGACCTGGCCGTCAAGATGGCCGCCGCCCGCCGGGTGAAGATGCCCATCCTGGAGGAGGCCTGGACCACCTTCCTGGAGGGCGCCGAGGCGGAGTCATAG
- a CDS encoding aminotransferase class IV, with product MSIYQEEPPRLSPDEALERLKALPRPWARDYLAMYSNWLGGVVTEPWLMSVPLDDHLVHRGDGVFEATKCLNGRIYLFERHLERLKRSATSIHLEMPLTRRELTALAVAVIKAGGQRECMLRIFLSRGPGGFSTNPYECPQAGVYVMASRIHPPAEEIYERGANLGVSQVPAKSGFFAGVKSCNYLPNVLLKREAITHGWDFAICLDPEGYLAEGSTENMGLVDREGVLLLPPPDNILEGTTAKRTVELAAGLVERGELAGVVRRHLGVEELSTAAEVLLFGTTLDVLPVCRIDGKPVGDGQVGPVAKKLRALILDDIANNPEMSTAVWE from the coding sequence ATGTCTATCTACCAAGAAGAACCGCCGAGGTTGAGCCCGGACGAGGCTCTGGAACGGCTCAAGGCCCTGCCCCGTCCCTGGGCCCGGGACTACCTGGCCATGTATTCCAACTGGCTGGGCGGCGTGGTCACCGAGCCCTGGCTCATGAGCGTGCCCCTGGACGACCACCTGGTGCACCGGGGCGACGGGGTGTTCGAGGCCACCAAGTGCCTGAACGGGCGCATCTACCTGTTCGAGCGCCATTTGGAGCGCCTCAAGCGCTCGGCCACCTCCATCCACCTGGAGATGCCCCTGACCCGGCGGGAGCTTACCGCCCTGGCCGTGGCGGTGATCAAGGCGGGGGGCCAGCGCGAGTGCATGCTGCGCATCTTCCTGTCGCGGGGGCCGGGCGGCTTCAGCACCAACCCCTACGAATGCCCCCAGGCGGGGGTGTACGTCATGGCCAGCCGCATCCATCCCCCGGCCGAGGAGATCTATGAGCGGGGGGCCAATCTGGGAGTGAGCCAGGTGCCGGCCAAGAGCGGCTTTTTCGCGGGGGTCAAATCCTGCAACTACCTGCCCAACGTGCTGCTCAAGCGCGAGGCCATCACCCACGGCTGGGACTTCGCCATCTGCCTGGACCCGGAGGGCTATTTGGCCGAAGGCTCCACCGAGAACATGGGCCTGGTGGACCGCGAGGGGGTTTTGCTCCTGCCGCCGCCGGACAACATCCTGGAAGGCACCACCGCCAAGCGCACGGTGGAGCTGGCCGCCGGGCTGGTGGAGCGCGGCGAGCTGGCCGGGGTGGTCCGGCGTCACCTGGGGGTGGAGGAGTTGAGCACCGCCGCCGAGGTGCTACTCTTTGGCACCACCCTGGACGTGCTGCCGGTATGCCGCATCGACGGCAAGCCGGTGGGCGACGGTCAGGTGGGGCCGGTGGCCAAAAAGCTGCGGGCCCTGATCCTGGACGACATCGCCAATAATCCCGAGATGTCCACGGCGGTTTGGGAATAA